The following proteins come from a genomic window of Nostoc sp. ATCC 53789:
- a CDS encoding thioredoxin-like domain-containing protein has translation MLPRVRAPELPQNYSWLNTDKPLSLKQLKGRVIILDFWTYCCINCLHILPNLKYLEQKYKDSLTIIGVHSAKFDNEKETENIRQAILRYDVEHPVIVDSNFRLWEEYAVRAWPTLIIIDPEGYVIGQISGEGNRDTLDELIQKLIQQHQDKGTINFQELSLILEKQRQPLITPLAFPGKVLATQAGLFIADSGHHRLIMSSFDGKILHLIGTGKSGLTDGAFNEAQFYAPQGMAYDAENQILYVADTENHTLRRVDLKRQVVSAIAGTGEQSRNIHPHGGVGLETALNSPWDLVKVGNTLFIAMAGPHQIWEMDLETSMIKTYAGTGAEACVDGSLTESAFAQPSGISTDGKELYIADSEVSSIRGVGIVEPYQVRTVCGSGGLFGFGDVDGQGEDVRLQHCLGVEFAQNFIWVADTYNHKIKLVSPSGNCQTILGDGIAGLQDGQGKNTRFFEPSGLTASGSYLYIADTNNHSIRRVDLNTFEVTTLNFTTLCAPDVCIPLNL, from the coding sequence ATGCTTCCCCGTGTTAGAGCGCCAGAATTACCACAAAATTACTCTTGGCTGAATACCGACAAACCTTTGTCTCTTAAACAACTCAAGGGTAGAGTCATAATTTTAGATTTTTGGACATACTGCTGTATAAATTGTCTGCATATTCTGCCAAACCTGAAATATTTAGAACAGAAATATAAAGATAGCCTTACCATTATTGGTGTCCATTCTGCCAAATTTGACAATGAAAAAGAAACAGAAAATATTCGCCAAGCTATCCTGCGCTACGACGTTGAACACCCAGTTATAGTTGACAGCAATTTTCGACTTTGGGAAGAATATGCTGTACGTGCTTGGCCTACATTAATAATTATTGATCCAGAAGGTTACGTGATTGGTCAGATTTCTGGAGAAGGAAACCGTGACACTTTAGACGAATTAATTCAAAAGTTAATTCAGCAACACCAGGATAAAGGCACGATTAATTTTCAAGAACTTAGTTTGATATTAGAAAAACAGCGCCAGCCATTAATTACTCCCCTAGCTTTTCCTGGTAAAGTCTTAGCTACCCAAGCGGGTTTGTTCATCGCTGATTCTGGACATCATCGCCTGATTATGAGTAGCTTCGACGGCAAAATTCTGCATTTGATTGGTACTGGAAAATCTGGTTTAACGGATGGTGCTTTTAACGAAGCGCAGTTTTATGCACCACAGGGAATGGCTTATGATGCAGAAAATCAAATTCTTTATGTTGCTGATACAGAAAATCATACCCTGCGGCGAGTTGACTTGAAGCGTCAAGTTGTAAGTGCGATCGCAGGAACTGGTGAACAAAGCCGGAATATTCATCCTCATGGCGGTGTTGGTTTAGAAACTGCGCTGAATTCCCCTTGGGATTTAGTCAAGGTGGGAAATACCTTGTTTATTGCAATGGCTGGGCCACATCAAATCTGGGAAATGGATTTAGAAACTAGCATGATTAAAACTTATGCTGGTACTGGTGCAGAAGCTTGCGTTGATGGTTCACTTACCGAATCTGCCTTTGCTCAACCCAGTGGTATTAGCACCGATGGAAAAGAATTATATATCGCTGACAGTGAAGTTAGTTCAATTCGTGGTGTTGGAATCGTAGAACCGTATCAAGTGCGAACCGTTTGCGGTAGTGGGGGTTTATTTGGTTTTGGTGACGTTGATGGACAAGGTGAAGATGTCCGTTTACAACACTGTTTAGGAGTGGAATTTGCTCAGAATTTTATATGGGTAGCAGATACCTACAATCACAAAATTAAATTAGTTAGTCCTAGTGGTAATTGTCAAACAATTTTGGGAGATGGTATTGCTGGTTTACAAGATGGACAAGGTAAGAATACTCGTTTTTTTGAACCTTCGGGATTGACTGCTAGTGGTTCATATCTATATATTGCTGATACTAATAACCACTCTATTCGTCGCGTAGATTTGAATACCTTTGAGGTGACAACGCTGAATTTTACTACTTTGTGTGCGCCAGATGTTTGTATTCCTCTGAATTTATAA
- a CDS encoding glutaminase: MKGLEKLTTTELSAWIEQAKIQAKQGRVIDRIPQLALADPGWFAVHVCCESGKNISFGDTGCVFPLMSVIKTFSLLYLLEHFGAETVFGWVGVEPSDAPFNSLEQLVSDRGRPRNPMINSGAITLADKLPGKDATQRTLLFCQWLNQLAGCQLSLDEVMLASVRLTRSTANEAIANYLSETGYLENLEIALDTYEQICCISGRVEDLALLGKLLACESGLVKSQNRRIVNAVMLTCGLYEASADFAVRIGVPMKSGIGGGLAAIVPGEGAIACYSPGLDDIGNPVGAIAFVEALAQDLQLSVFA; encoded by the coding sequence GTGAAAGGACTTGAAAAATTAACTACTACGGAGTTATCAGCTTGGATAGAACAAGCTAAAATTCAGGCTAAACAGGGACGAGTTATCGATCGCATTCCGCAATTAGCTTTAGCCGATCCTGGTTGGTTTGCAGTTCACGTCTGCTGTGAATCGGGGAAAAATATCAGCTTTGGGGATACAGGTTGTGTGTTCCCGCTAATGAGCGTTATTAAGACATTCTCTTTACTTTATCTGCTGGAACATTTTGGTGCAGAAACAGTTTTTGGCTGGGTTGGAGTTGAACCATCGGATGCACCCTTCAATTCTTTAGAACAATTAGTTAGCGATCGCGGCCGCCCCCGTAACCCGATGATTAATAGTGGGGCAATCACCCTTGCTGATAAGTTACCAGGAAAGGATGCTACCCAACGCACTCTCTTATTTTGCCAATGGCTTAACCAATTAGCAGGTTGCCAACTCAGTTTAGATGAAGTAATGCTGGCTTCAGTGCGATTAACCCGTTCAACAGCCAATGAAGCGATCGCAAACTATCTTAGCGAAACAGGTTATTTAGAAAATCTTGAAATAGCACTTGACACTTATGAGCAAATATGTTGTATTTCTGGGCGAGTTGAAGATTTAGCTCTGTTAGGAAAACTTCTAGCTTGTGAAAGTGGGTTAGTGAAATCACAGAATCGCCGGATTGTCAATGCTGTGATGTTAACTTGTGGACTTTATGAAGCTTCTGCCGATTTTGCAGTGAGGATTGGTGTACCGATGAAATCAGGGATTGGTGGTGGACTTGCCGCAATAGTCCCAGGTGAGGGAGCGATCGCTTGCTACAGTCCTGGGTTGGATGATATAGGAAATCCTGTAGGTGCGATCGCATTTGTTGAGGCTTTAGCGCAAGATTTACAGTTGAGTGTCTTTGCTTGA
- the psaA gene encoding photosystem I core protein PsaA, with product MTISPPEREEKKARVIVDNDPVPTSFERWAQPGHFDRSLARGPKTTTWIWNLHALAHDFDTHTSDLEDISRKIFSAHFGHLAVVMVWLSGMIFHGAKFSNYEAWLSDPLNVKPSAQVVWPIVGQDILNGDVGGGFHGIQITSGLFQVWRGWGITNSFQLYVTAIGGLVLAGLFLFAGWFHYHKRAPKLEWFQNVESMLNHHLQVLLGCGSLGWAGHLIHVSAPTNKLLDAGVALKDIPLPHEFILNKDLLTELYPSFAAGLAPFFTLNWGQYADFLTFKGGLNPVTGGLWMTDIAHHHLAIAVLFIVAGHQYRTNWGIGHSIKEILENHKGPFTGEGHKGLYENLTTSWHAQLATNLAFLGSLTIIIAHHMYAMPPYPYLATDYATQLCIFTHHIWIGGFLIVGGAAHAAIFMVRDYDPVVNQNNVLDRVIRHRDAIISHLNWVCIFLGFHSFGLYIHNDTMRALGRPQDLFSDTGIQLQPVFAQWIQNIHALAPGTTAPNALEPVSYVFGGGILAVGGKVAAAPIALGTADFLIHHIHAFTIHVTVLILLKGVLYARSSRLIPDKANLGFRFPCDGPGRGGTCQVSGWDHVFLGLFWMYNSLSIVIFHFSWKMQSDVWGTVDADGTVTHITGGNFAQSAITINGWLRDFLWAQATQVINSYGSALSAYGLLFLGAHFVWAFSLMFLFSGRGYWQELIESIVWAHNKLKVAPAIQPRALSIIQGRAVGVAHYLLGGIATTWAFFHAHILSVG from the coding sequence ATGACAATAAGTCCTCCGGAGCGAGAGGAAAAGAAGGCAAGAGTAATCGTCGATAACGATCCAGTTCCAACCTCATTCGAGAGATGGGCGCAACCTGGACACTTTGACAGATCCTTAGCCAGAGGTCCCAAAACCACCACATGGATTTGGAACCTGCACGCACTCGCCCATGATTTTGATACACATACAAGCGATTTAGAAGACATATCCCGCAAGATATTCTCAGCCCACTTCGGCCACCTAGCCGTAGTGATGGTTTGGTTGAGCGGGATGATTTTCCACGGCGCGAAGTTTTCTAACTACGAAGCTTGGCTAAGTGACCCGTTGAACGTTAAGCCTAGCGCTCAAGTCGTTTGGCCCATTGTTGGACAAGACATTTTAAACGGTGATGTTGGCGGTGGTTTCCACGGTATTCAAATCACCTCCGGTTTGTTCCAAGTATGGCGTGGTTGGGGGATTACAAACTCCTTCCAGCTTTATGTAACTGCGATCGGTGGCTTGGTATTAGCAGGCTTATTCTTATTTGCCGGCTGGTTCCACTACCACAAACGCGCTCCCAAACTGGAATGGTTCCAGAATGTGGAGTCGATGCTGAATCACCACTTGCAAGTATTGCTAGGTTGTGGTTCCTTGGGATGGGCAGGTCACTTAATCCACGTGTCCGCACCGACCAACAAGCTTTTGGATGCAGGTGTTGCTCTCAAAGACATCCCCTTGCCCCACGAGTTCATCTTGAACAAAGACTTGTTGACCGAGTTGTATCCCAGCTTTGCTGCTGGTTTAGCACCTTTCTTCACCTTGAACTGGGGTCAGTATGCTGACTTCCTAACCTTCAAGGGCGGTCTGAACCCAGTAACAGGCGGCTTGTGGATGACTGACATCGCTCATCACCACTTAGCGATCGCAGTTCTCTTTATCGTTGCTGGTCATCAATACCGTACCAACTGGGGTATTGGTCACAGCATTAAAGAGATCCTAGAAAACCACAAAGGTCCTTTCACTGGTGAAGGTCACAAAGGTCTCTACGAAAACCTGACCACATCTTGGCACGCTCAGTTGGCTACTAACCTGGCCTTCTTGGGTTCGCTGACCATCATCATCGCGCATCACATGTACGCGATGCCCCCCTATCCATATTTGGCAACTGATTACGCTACACAGTTGTGCATATTCACTCACCATATTTGGATCGGTGGCTTCTTGATTGTTGGTGGAGCAGCTCACGCTGCGATCTTCATGGTGCGGGATTACGATCCAGTTGTGAATCAAAACAACGTATTGGATCGGGTAATTCGTCACCGTGATGCGATTATTTCTCACCTGAACTGGGTATGTATTTTCTTAGGCTTCCATAGCTTTGGACTTTACATCCACAACGACACAATGCGTGCATTGGGTCGTCCTCAAGACTTGTTCTCTGATACAGGGATTCAATTGCAGCCAGTATTTGCCCAGTGGATACAAAATATCCACGCCTTGGCTCCTGGTACAACTGCACCTAATGCCCTAGAACCAGTTAGCTATGTCTTTGGCGGCGGTATTTTGGCTGTTGGCGGTAAAGTGGCAGCTGCACCCATTGCTTTGGGCACAGCCGACTTCCTAATTCACCACATTCACGCTTTCACCATTCACGTCACCGTCCTAATTCTGCTCAAAGGTGTGCTGTATGCCCGTAGCTCTCGTCTGATTCCAGACAAAGCAAACCTGGGCTTCCGCTTCCCCTGCGACGGGCCTGGTCGTGGCGGTACTTGCCAAGTGTCTGGTTGGGATCACGTATTCCTCGGACTATTCTGGATGTACAACTCCCTGTCTATTGTAATTTTCCACTTCAGTTGGAAGATGCAATCAGATGTTTGGGGAACCGTAGATGCAGATGGTACTGTGACTCACATCACTGGTGGCAACTTTGCCCAAAGTGCTATTACCATCAACGGTTGGTTACGGGACTTCTTGTGGGCACAAGCTACACAAGTCATCAATTCCTATGGCAGCGCGCTATCTGCCTATGGTCTACTCTTCTTAGGCGCTCACTTTGTCTGGGCATTCAGCTTGATGTTCCTGTTCAGTGGTCGCGGCTACTGGCAAGAACTGATTGAGTCCATTGTTTGGGCGCATAACAAACTGAAGGTAGCACCAGCAATTCAGCCTCGTGCTCTGAGTATTATTCAGGGTCGGGCTGTAGGGGTAGCTCACTACCTCTTGGGAGGAATTGCCACAACTTGGGCATTCTTCCATGCACACATCCTTTCAGTAGGGTAG
- the psaB gene encoding photosystem I core protein PsaB yields the protein MATKFPKFSQDLAQDPTTRRIWYAIATGNDFETHDGMTEENLYQKIFATHFGHLAIIFLWASSLLFHVAWQGNFEQWIKDPLHIRPIAHAIWDPHFGKPAIEAFTQAGASNPVNITYSGLYHWWYTIGMRNNGELYNGSVFLLLFAAVLLFAGWLHLQPKYRPSLAWFKSAEHRLNHHLAGLFGVSSLAWAGHLIHVAVPEARGQHVGWDNFLNTPPHPAGLTPFFTGNWGVYSQNPDTPGHIFGTSQGAGTAILSFLGGFHPQTEALWLTDIAHHHLAIAVLFIVAGHMYRTNFGIGHSLKEALNAKSFFGIPVEGPFNLPHQGIYDTYNNSLHFQLGWHLAALGVVTSLVAQHMYSMPSYAFIAKDYTTQAALYTHHQYIAGFLMLGAFAHGAIFWVRDYDPEQNKGNVLDRVLKHKEAIISHLSWVSLFLGFHTLGLYVHNDVVVAFGTPEKQILIEPVFAQFVQAANGKVLYGLDTLLSNPDSIAYTAWPNYANVWLPGWLDAINAGTNSLFLTIGPGDFLVHHAIALGLHTTTLILVKGALDARGSKLMPDKKDFGYAFPCDGPGRGGTCDISAWDSFYLATFWMLNTIGWLTFYWHWKHLGVWQGNVAQFNENSTYLMGWFRDYLWANSAQLINGYNPYGVNNLSVWAWMFLFGHLVWATGFMFLISWRGYWQELIETLVWAHERTPLANLVRWKDKPVALSIVQARVVGLAHFTVGYIVTYAAFLIASTAGKFG from the coding sequence ATGGCGACAAAATTTCCGAAATTTAGCCAGGATCTCGCACAGGACCCGACGACTCGTCGGATATGGTATGCGATCGCTACAGGCAACGATTTTGAAACCCATGATGGCATGACGGAAGAAAATCTTTACCAAAAGATTTTCGCAACTCACTTCGGTCACTTGGCAATCATCTTCCTGTGGGCATCCAGCCTCCTGTTCCACGTGGCCTGGCAAGGTAACTTTGAACAGTGGATTAAAGATCCCCTTCACATCCGTCCCATCGCCCATGCGATTTGGGACCCCCACTTTGGTAAACCAGCGATCGAAGCTTTTACCCAAGCGGGCGCTAGCAATCCGGTAAACATTACCTACTCTGGTCTCTACCATTGGTGGTATACCATCGGTATGCGGAATAACGGCGAACTGTACAACGGTTCAGTGTTCTTGCTATTATTCGCTGCTGTATTACTGTTTGCTGGTTGGCTGCACTTGCAACCCAAGTACCGTCCTAGCTTGGCATGGTTTAAGAGCGCTGAACATCGCCTAAACCACCACTTAGCAGGTTTGTTTGGTGTTAGTTCATTGGCTTGGGCTGGTCACTTAATTCACGTTGCTGTCCCCGAAGCTCGCGGTCAGCACGTAGGTTGGGATAACTTCCTGAATACCCCACCCCACCCAGCTGGTTTGACACCATTCTTTACAGGCAACTGGGGTGTTTACTCTCAAAACCCTGACACCCCTGGACATATCTTCGGGACATCACAAGGTGCAGGAACTGCAATTCTGAGTTTCTTGGGTGGTTTCCATCCCCAGACAGAAGCTTTGTGGCTGACTGACATAGCTCATCACCACTTAGCGATCGCAGTTTTATTCATTGTTGCTGGTCACATGTACCGGACAAACTTTGGGATTGGTCACAGTCTCAAAGAAGCATTAAATGCCAAGAGTTTCTTCGGCATTCCTGTTGAAGGCCCGTTCAACCTACCTCACCAAGGTATCTACGACACCTACAACAACTCCCTGCACTTCCAATTGGGTTGGCACTTAGCAGCGCTAGGTGTTGTTACTTCCCTGGTAGCGCAGCACATGTACTCCATGCCTTCCTACGCATTTATTGCGAAGGACTACACAACCCAGGCAGCGTTGTATACGCATCACCAGTATATTGCTGGATTCCTGATGCTTGGTGCTTTTGCTCACGGAGCAATCTTCTGGGTACGTGACTACGACCCAGAACAAAATAAAGGCAACGTACTTGACCGCGTATTGAAGCACAAAGAAGCGATTATTTCCCACCTTAGCTGGGTATCCCTTTTCTTGGGCTTCCACACCCTTGGTTTGTACGTACACAACGACGTAGTAGTTGCTTTCGGTACTCCTGAAAAGCAAATCTTGATTGAGCCAGTATTTGCTCAATTCGTCCAAGCTGCGAACGGTAAAGTACTGTACGGTTTAGATACTTTGCTATCTAACCCAGATAGTATTGCTTACACAGCATGGCCTAACTACGCTAACGTTTGGTTGCCAGGTTGGTTAGATGCCATTAATGCTGGTACTAACTCCCTGTTCTTGACAATTGGCCCTGGCGACTTCTTGGTTCACCATGCGATCGCTCTAGGTCTGCACACCACCACCTTGATCTTGGTCAAAGGTGCTTTGGATGCCCGTGGTTCTAAGCTGATGCCCGATAAAAAGGACTTCGGCTATGCCTTCCCTTGCGACGGCCCCGGTCGTGGCGGTACTTGCGATATCTCAGCATGGGATTCCTTCTACCTCGCTACATTCTGGATGCTCAACACCATTGGTTGGTTGACCTTCTACTGGCATTGGAAACATCTCGGTGTTTGGCAAGGCAACGTAGCTCAGTTCAATGAGAACTCTACATACCTCATGGGCTGGTTCCGCGATTACCTCTGGGCTAACTCTGCTCAGTTGATTAACGGTTATAACCCTTACGGCGTGAATAACCTGTCTGTCTGGGCTTGGATGTTCCTATTTGGACACCTAGTTTGGGCTACTGGCTTCATGTTCTTAATCTCCTGGAGAGGTTACTGGCAAGAGTTGATTGAAACCCTTGTCTGGGCACACGAACGCACTCCTCTGGCTAACCTAGTTCGCTGGAAAGACAAGCCCGTTGCTCTGTCTATTGTTCAAGCTCGTGTAGTTGGTCTAGCTCACTTCACTGTTGGCTACATCGTGACTTACGCCGCGTTCTTGATTGCTTCTACTGCTGGTAAGTTCGGTTAA
- a CDS encoding transposase, protein MQKPKLKIFRRRLPHWELGGAVYFITFNTWEKLELSLEAREIVFNSCLFFDKNRYQIFVFVVMTNHVHLLIQPLIKSENEFWSLSSIMKSIKGYSAKQIPKVMKHIGTVWQDERYDRIVRNDEEFQQYWEYIRQNPVKAGLSSSPENYPFFWQLPE, encoded by the coding sequence ATGCAAAAGCCAAAGTTGAAAATTTTTCGGAGAAGATTACCTCATTGGGAGTTAGGTGGGGCAGTTTATTTCATTACTTTTAATACTTGGGAAAAGTTAGAACTTAGCCTAGAAGCTAGAGAAATAGTTTTTAATTCTTGCTTGTTTTTTGATAAAAACAGATATCAAATATTTGTCTTTGTAGTTATGACAAATCATGTGCATCTGCTTATTCAGCCATTAATCAAGTCGGAAAATGAGTTTTGGTCATTGAGTAGCATTATGAAAAGTATTAAAGGTTATAGTGCTAAACAAATTCCCAAAGTGATGAAACATATAGGAACAGTTTGGCAAGACGAAAGATATGACCGTATTGTTAGGAACGATGAAGAGTTTCAACAATATTGGGAATATATCAGACAAAATCCTGTAAAAGCAGGGCTGTCATCAAGCCCAGAAAATTACCCCTTCTTTTGGCAACTCCCTGAATAA
- a CDS encoding SGNH/GDSL hydrolase family protein produces MRDPYLLAAGLLTGLAIPASALPHLSIVLPESSRFLWDLKQGSQTIVSRQIIPSVDLSLPELSGQAFQPLKNSQPTVDEKNVSSVPELSSEGLPASTESLVKPSAQAAGISLTSGNQLYYQRLAALKTGQIYTRVDSDNLQSLWESIRKRQLTYDDWKSLLALEARAIAQGQGANHLSILVGDSLSMWFPREKLPTGKLWLNQGISGDTSSGVLKRLGAFSATRPDVIYVMAGINDLRKGASDDTILRNYRRIVRRLRDSHPKAQIIVQSILPTRLAKLSNSRIRHINTQLTQIAKQEGANYLNIYSWFTDMEGNMRPELTTDGLHLSQEGYDVWRSALQQIEYKVTQRED; encoded by the coding sequence ATGAGGGACCCTTATCTGTTGGCAGCAGGCTTGTTAACAGGATTAGCAATACCAGCATCGGCTCTTCCACATTTGTCGATTGTCCTGCCAGAAAGTTCTAGATTCCTGTGGGATTTAAAACAAGGCTCGCAGACAATAGTAAGTAGACAAATCATCCCCAGCGTTGATCTCTCCTTACCAGAACTCAGTGGGCAAGCGTTCCAACCCCTAAAAAATTCGCAGCCGACGGTAGACGAGAAAAACGTCTCTAGCGTACCCGAACTCAGTAGTGAAGGATTACCAGCCTCAACAGAATCATTAGTCAAACCCAGTGCCCAAGCAGCTGGTATTTCATTGACATCTGGTAATCAACTTTACTACCAAAGATTGGCGGCTCTGAAAACAGGTCAGATTTATACGCGCGTAGATAGTGATAATTTGCAATCTTTGTGGGAGTCGATCAGGAAGCGTCAACTAACTTATGACGACTGGAAAAGTTTATTAGCTTTAGAAGCTAGAGCGATCGCTCAAGGTCAAGGTGCAAATCATCTAAGCATCTTAGTGGGTGATTCTTTGAGCATGTGGTTTCCTAGAGAAAAACTGCCTACGGGGAAATTGTGGCTCAATCAAGGCATCTCTGGAGATACTTCCAGTGGGGTTTTAAAAAGGTTGGGGGCATTTTCGGCAACCCGGCCGGATGTAATTTATGTCATGGCTGGGATTAACGACTTACGAAAAGGCGCGAGTGATGACACAATTTTGCGTAATTATCGCCGGATTGTGCGTCGTTTACGGGATTCTCACCCAAAAGCTCAAATCATTGTCCAATCAATTCTGCCTACTCGCCTAGCAAAACTTTCTAATAGCCGCATTCGTCACATCAACACCCAACTAACCCAAATTGCTAAACAAGAAGGCGCTAATTATCTAAATATTTATAGCTGGTTTACCGATATGGAAGGTAATATGCGTCCAGAGTTGACCACAGATGGTTTGCACCTGTCACAAGAGGGTTATGATGTATGGCGCTCGGCATTACAACAGATAGAATACAAGGTAACTCAGCGTGAAGATTGA
- a CDS encoding DUF4864 domain-containing protein, protein MEITDNDAITIRSLIENQLVAFKKDDAQGAFAFASPGIQAQFGTPENFMQMVKISYPAVYRPRSVFFEKITTIQKNITQPVLLLAPDGVPLRALYLMEKQPDNAWRINGCFLVSVEGKEI, encoded by the coding sequence ATGGAAATTACCGACAACGATGCCATCACCATACGTTCTCTAATTGAAAACCAATTGGTAGCCTTTAAAAAGGATGATGCCCAAGGCGCTTTTGCCTTCGCCAGTCCAGGAATTCAGGCGCAATTTGGTACCCCAGAAAATTTTATGCAGATGGTGAAGATAAGTTACCCAGCAGTATACCGTCCTCGCTCTGTCTTTTTTGAGAAGATAACAACCATCCAAAAAAACATAACTCAGCCAGTGCTACTACTTGCTCCTGATGGAGTTCCCTTGAGAGCTTTATATCTTATGGAAAAACAGCCGGATAATGCCTGGAGGATTAACGGCTGCTTTCTAGTTTCTGTAGAAGGTAAAGAAATATAA
- the larE gene encoding ATP-dependent sacrificial sulfur transferase LarE, translated as MLTEKFEQLKALFEEMDQALIAYSGGVDSTLVAKIAYDALGDRALAVTAVSPSLLPEELEDAKIQAATIGIAHKIVQTHEMENPNYTSNPVNRCYFCKSELHDTLKPLALQLGYPYVVDGVNADDLHDYRPGIQAAKERGARSPLAEVGVTKVEVRQLSQELGLPWWDKPAQPCLSSRFPYGEEITVAKLQRVGRAEIFLRKLGWQNLRVRSEGDTARIELSPEQIKEFVLTTDLQKVVSVFQDFGFLYVTLDLEGYRSGKLNQILNREVLGVKL; from the coding sequence ATGCTGACAGAAAAATTTGAGCAATTAAAAGCCTTATTTGAAGAGATGGATCAGGCATTGATTGCCTACTCTGGGGGCGTTGATAGCACTTTGGTTGCGAAAATTGCTTATGATGCCTTGGGCGATCGCGCTCTGGCTGTCACGGCTGTTTCTCCTTCGCTGTTACCAGAAGAGTTGGAAGATGCCAAAATTCAAGCCGCAACTATTGGGATTGCTCATAAAATAGTCCAGACTCACGAGATGGAAAATCCCAATTACACTTCTAACCCGGTTAATCGCTGTTATTTTTGTAAAAGTGAGTTGCACGACACTCTCAAACCTTTAGCTTTGCAGTTGGGTTATCCCTACGTAGTGGATGGGGTAAATGCCGATGATTTGCATGATTATCGCCCAGGAATTCAAGCAGCTAAAGAAAGAGGGGCGCGATCGCCTTTAGCTGAAGTAGGTGTCACCAAAGTTGAAGTTCGCCAACTTTCGCAAGAACTCGGTTTACCTTGGTGGGATAAACCCGCTCAACCTTGCCTAAGTTCCCGGTTTCCTTATGGTGAAGAGATTACTGTTGCTAAGTTACAACGAGTTGGTAGAGCAGAAATTTTCTTAAGAAAGCTGGGTTGGCAGAATTTGCGCGTGCGATCGGAAGGTGATACAGCACGCATTGAATTATCACCAGAACAAATTAAAGAGTTTGTGTTAACGACAGATTTGCAAAAAGTAGTTTCTGTATTTCAGGATTTTGGATTTCTTTACGTAACTCTGGATTTGGAAGGTTATCGCAGTGGTAAGTTGAATCAAATTTTGAATCGAGAAGTCTTGGGCGTTAAATTATAA